The Corynebacterium qintianiae genome has a window encoding:
- the ccsB gene encoding c-type cytochrome biogenesis protein CcsB: protein MLVDSTMADLSDLTFRTAFVIYLVALIMSCVYYGRMFGVIDMRRERARSESLERVAVGAGGPDAVVQVPGVFDQSEYDRRVAGARKWANMTQALVWFGILLHVAAFITRGLAAHRFPLGNLYEYILLMTAVVMIAAAVVIQRKNWHTLWPWVLSPMVIAMFLNSTVFHMHAAPVVPALQSYWLPVHVSSVSVGASIGLVSGLFALLYLLRMWQPRGEERGFFGAIAKPLPSAKTLDQITYKTAIITLPLFGIGIVFGAIWAEVAWGRFWGWDAKETVSMITWILYAAYLHARATAGWKNVRAAWINVFAMAMTIFNMTYVNTVIAGLHSYAGLN, encoded by the coding sequence ATGCTCGTCGACTCCACCATGGCGGATCTGTCGGACCTGACGTTCCGCACCGCCTTCGTCATCTACCTGGTCGCATTGATTATGTCGTGCGTCTACTACGGCCGCATGTTCGGCGTTATCGACATGCGCCGCGAACGCGCCCGCAGCGAGTCGCTGGAGAGGGTCGCCGTCGGGGCGGGCGGGCCCGACGCGGTAGTTCAGGTGCCGGGCGTTTTCGACCAGTCGGAGTACGACCGGCGCGTCGCCGGTGCACGCAAGTGGGCGAACATGACGCAGGCGCTAGTGTGGTTCGGCATTCTGCTGCACGTGGCGGCCTTCATCACCCGCGGCCTGGCCGCGCACCGTTTCCCGCTGGGCAACCTCTACGAGTACATCCTGCTCATGACGGCGGTGGTGATGATCGCGGCCGCGGTCGTGATCCAGCGCAAGAACTGGCACACCCTGTGGCCGTGGGTGCTCTCGCCGATGGTCATCGCGATGTTCCTCAACTCGACGGTGTTCCACATGCACGCCGCGCCCGTCGTACCGGCGCTGCAGTCCTACTGGTTGCCGGTGCACGTGTCCTCAGTGTCCGTCGGCGCGTCCATCGGCCTCGTGTCCGGCCTTTTCGCGCTGCTCTACCTGCTGCGCATGTGGCAGCCGCGGGGTGAGGAGCGCGGCTTTTTCGGGGCGATCGCGAAGCCCCTGCCCAGTGCAAAGACGCTGGACCAGATCACCTACAAGACGGCGATTATCACCCTCCCGCTGTTCGGAATCGGCATCGTGTTCGGCGCCATCTGGGCCGAAGTGGCGTGGGGCCGCTTCTGGGGTTGGGACGCGAAGGAGACGGTTTCCATGATCACATGGATCCTCTACGCCGCCTACCTGCACGCGCGCGCCACCGCCGGCTGGAAGAACGTGCGCGCCGCGTGGATCAACGTGTTCGCGATGGCCATGACCATCTTCAACATGACCTACGTCAACACAGTCATCGCAGGTCTGCATTCCTACGCGGGGTTGAATTAG
- the galE gene encoding UDP-glucose 4-epimerase GalE, translating into MKVLITGGAGFIGSTVASCCADNGITPVILDDYSTGLRVFAERFDHYEGDIADRGLLDRIIDDHPEIEAVIHCAAKIVVPESVEKPLMYYDNNVGRAISLIDALSARGIGKFLLSSTAAMYEPDPDFMVSETSTVNPTSPYAASKWMLERVLADAAAAGAIRAIALRYFNPIGADPQLRTGLQNPAPSHALGKMITAHETGQPFTVTGVDWPTRDGSGLRDYIHVWDLARAHVLALNAELADYEVINLGTGTGTTVFELAEAVGEATGSPLDVRTAPPRNGDVAGSAARTDKAAEVLGWDVEYTVADGVRHSLAWAEKLPEVLRREGTRK; encoded by the coding sequence ATGAAGGTCCTCATCACCGGCGGCGCCGGTTTCATCGGATCCACTGTCGCCTCCTGCTGCGCCGACAACGGGATTACCCCGGTCATCCTCGACGATTACTCCACCGGTCTGCGCGTCTTCGCCGAACGCTTCGACCACTACGAGGGCGACATCGCGGACCGGGGGCTGCTCGACCGCATTATTGACGACCACCCCGAGATCGAGGCTGTGATTCATTGCGCGGCCAAGATCGTCGTCCCGGAGAGCGTCGAAAAGCCTCTCATGTATTACGACAACAATGTCGGTAGAGCCATCTCGCTTATCGACGCCCTCTCGGCCCGCGGCATCGGCAAGTTCCTGCTCAGCTCCACCGCCGCCATGTACGAGCCCGACCCCGACTTCATGGTCAGCGAGACCAGCACTGTCAACCCCACGAGCCCCTACGCGGCGTCGAAGTGGATGCTGGAGCGCGTGCTGGCCGACGCCGCAGCCGCCGGTGCGATCCGGGCGATCGCGCTGCGTTATTTCAATCCCATTGGCGCCGACCCGCAGCTGCGCACCGGCCTGCAGAACCCGGCGCCGTCGCACGCGCTGGGCAAAATGATCACCGCACACGAGACAGGCCAGCCGTTCACAGTCACGGGCGTGGATTGGCCGACGCGCGACGGCTCCGGCCTGCGTGACTACATCCACGTGTGGGACCTGGCGCGCGCCCACGTCCTCGCGCTAAACGCCGAACTGGCCGACTATGAGGTGATCAACCTCGGCACCGGAACCGGCACAACCGTGTTCGAGCTCGCCGAGGCCGTCGGCGAGGCCACCGGCAGCCCCCTCGACGTACGAACCGCGCCGCCGCGCAACGGCGACGTGGCCGGAAGCGCCGCGCGCACGGACAAAGCCGCCGAGGTGCTGGGCTGGGACGTCGAGTACACGGTCGCCGACGGCGTGCGCCACTCCCTGGCGTG